Proteins from a single region of Acidianus ambivalens:
- a CDS encoding 50S ribosomal protein L14e, protein MPAIEVGRICVKTRGKDAGKKCVIVDIIDNNFVLVTGPKKITGVKRKRSNILHLEPTDKKIDIQKGASDDEVEKKLQEAGLTGFMKEKVKIKIPVI, encoded by the coding sequence ATGCCCGCAATTGAAGTTGGCAGAATATGCGTAAAAACTAGAGGAAAAGATGCAGGTAAAAAATGCGTTATAGTTGATATTATAGATAATAACTTTGTATTAGTAACTGGACCTAAGAAAATAACTGGAGTAAAAAGAAAAAGGTCTAACATTCTACACTTAGAGCCAACTGACAAAAAAATAGATATCCAAAAAGGAGCATCAGACGACGAAGTAGAAAAGAAATTACAAGAGGCAGGATTAACTGGCTTTATGAAAGAAAAGGTAAAGATAAAGATACCAGTGATTTAA
- a CDS encoding AbrB/MazE/SpoVT family DNA-binding domain-containing protein, giving the protein MEVKVHRKGIIVIPAEVRRKLNIKEGSFIELEVEGDKIILKRKMTLLDAFGIDKDMGDSAIKELERLRKEEVEKENSI; this is encoded by the coding sequence ATGGAGGTAAAAGTTCATAGGAAAGGAATCATAGTTATTCCTGCAGAGGTTAGAAGGAAGCTTAATATTAAAGAAGGCTCGTTCATCGAGTTAGAGGTTGAAGGCGATAAAATTATCTTAAAACGTAAAATGACTCTGTTGGACGCTTTTGGCATAGATAAAGATATGGGAGATTCTGCTATAAAAGAGCTCGAGAGATTGAGGAAAGAAGAAGTTGAAAAAGAAAATTCTATTTGA
- a CDS encoding class I SAM-dependent methyltransferase, which translates to MREFYIVNDVVDGIPLSLVSHPGLFSKKKIDLGTRTFLENLIIPQQGTVVDLGCGYGVIGIFIALKNENLKVYMLDINPLAIATAKMNVERYNLQNRVIVMKSDVLSALQEKVDAIYSNPPLSKGVDFLQKFAEQSAEKLKKGGFIQIVVYKGENNVIKIFSNYFSDIKVIKRSKGYSIIVVNN; encoded by the coding sequence ATGAGAGAATTTTACATTGTAAATGATGTAGTAGACGGTATTCCTCTATCGTTAGTAAGCCACCCAGGCTTATTCTCAAAGAAAAAAATAGATTTAGGTACTAGAACTTTCCTAGAAAACCTAATAATTCCACAACAAGGAACAGTAGTAGACTTAGGTTGCGGATATGGTGTAATAGGAATTTTTATAGCACTTAAAAACGAAAACCTAAAAGTCTACATGCTTGATATAAATCCGTTAGCCATAGCTACAGCAAAGATGAACGTGGAAAGGTACAATTTACAAAACCGCGTAATAGTAATGAAAAGCGACGTGCTTTCTGCACTTCAGGAAAAAGTTGACGCAATATATTCAAACCCCCCTCTGTCAAAAGGAGTAGATTTTCTACAAAAATTTGCAGAACAATCTGCAGAAAAACTCAAAAAAGGCGGATTTATTCAAATAGTCGTTTATAAAGGAGAAAATAACGTGATAAAAATATTTTCTAACTATTTTTCCGATATAAAAGTAATTAAAAGAAGCAAAGGCTACTCTATTATAGTAGTTAATAATTAA
- a CDS encoding tRNA pseudouridine synthase A, which produces MIFYDFIYKIDNFCGYNNPWNIKKEVQTSDKYGFFADKRPIEELIKNSIINLDKPPGPTSHEVAFWIKKMFNLSKVGHGGTLEP; this is translated from the coding sequence ATGATTTTTTATGATTTTATATATAAGATAGATAATTTTTGTGGATATAATAATCCATGGAATATAAAGAAAGAAGTCCAAACGTCGGACAAGTACGGCTTCTTTGCAGATAAAAGACCTATAGAAGAGTTAATAAAAAATTCAATAATAAACCTAGATAAACCTCCAGGACCAACTAGCCACGAAGTAGCCTTTTGGATTAAGAAAATGTTTAACCTCAGCAAAGTAGGTCATGGCGGGACCCTAGAGCCCTAA
- a CDS encoding DEAD/DEAH box helicase — translation MQEDLVFVDNLRKLGYEKLTPIQKLAIPIILKGNNTLIIAPTGYGKTEAAIIPIFYRIFASRPQEISTLYITPLKALNRDLESRLKRLGEAFGISIKTRHGDTTPKERKEIVEKPPDVLITTPESLQYIILNEFYRKYFANLRWIIIDELQEMLDEKRGYELSVVLQRLKRVIKGTPQIIGISATIGNIELAKKYLDINGNVEVVKIDATKEMELKLLIPRPNDDIKNLALKEGLDIILTARLNEISKIIKENKPVLIFTNTRETAEFLANKLQSMFNLNIATHHGSLYRDVRINVEKDFKEGKLDAIVATSSLELGIDIGIISLVIQYMSPKQVIRLLQRIGRSGHSLYKKAKGVIIPSNYLFDILECEALIEEVGNYLEKPSYEENPLDVLARQIAGMILEGYDDKKEILQIIRNSVYFANLKEEELDSVISLLESERIIKIKDDGKLSPSSRTWKYYYQVNMIPDSIRSYDVIEVSSNTKIGKLDEDFVVMLDEDSIFILGGKLWKVISIEDNKVIVEKASLKEGILPSWFGESIPVEKEIAKKVFKNLEKYMKESSPYEEVNEKLEKYKAKGYPELKSNEIIVEIIGQNKDLAVILSPFGSKGNNTLGAVISFILSRISGIKVTYRNDPYHIVLASMTPISREMIEKAIKIIRSLSEREVIEIVSNAIKESPQFKWQLLIEAERFGAIDLNSDIQVSSTLLKAFTDTIVGQEAVKEMTVKYHDLSIFEELKHCSWNILEVPEPSPLSQDFLDRLLAFTTESNSAMLEIFKRRLLSKDVKVLCIMCGWNEIVSIRNVPDKCPKCNSVFLAVTTPDDKNSPEIIRKVLKGEKLKRLESKKLEELRTISSLFSRYGKYAFVALAVPGVGPSNAGRVLSKLSDGEEKFYLALIEEEKKFLRNSKYWK, via the coding sequence ATGCAGGAAGATCTAGTTTTTGTTGATAATCTAAGAAAGCTCGGCTATGAAAAACTTACTCCAATACAAAAATTAGCAATCCCTATAATTCTAAAGGGAAATAATACTTTAATAATAGCTCCAACAGGTTATGGAAAAACTGAAGCTGCAATAATACCAATTTTCTACAGAATTTTTGCTTCAAGACCACAAGAGATTTCTACATTATATATAACTCCACTTAAAGCATTAAATAGAGACCTGGAATCAAGACTAAAGAGACTTGGTGAAGCCTTCGGAATAAGCATAAAGACTAGGCACGGAGATACGACTCCGAAAGAAAGAAAAGAAATTGTCGAAAAGCCTCCGGACGTTCTTATAACTACGCCTGAAAGCTTGCAATATATAATACTAAATGAGTTTTATAGAAAATATTTCGCAAATTTAAGATGGATAATAATTGACGAACTACAGGAAATGTTAGATGAAAAAAGAGGATACGAGCTTTCGGTAGTTTTACAAAGACTTAAAAGAGTCATAAAAGGAACTCCACAAATAATAGGAATTTCTGCTACAATAGGAAATATAGAATTAGCGAAAAAATATCTAGATATAAACGGCAACGTAGAAGTTGTAAAAATAGATGCAACAAAAGAAATGGAATTAAAATTGCTAATTCCAAGACCTAACGATGATATAAAAAATCTCGCATTAAAAGAAGGACTTGATATAATCCTAACTGCTAGACTTAACGAAATAAGTAAAATAATTAAAGAGAACAAACCAGTTCTAATTTTCACAAACACTAGAGAGACTGCAGAATTCCTTGCTAACAAACTTCAATCAATGTTCAACCTAAATATTGCAACTCATCACGGATCTCTATATAGAGATGTTAGAATAAATGTAGAAAAAGATTTTAAAGAAGGAAAGTTAGACGCAATAGTTGCAACTTCTAGCTTAGAATTAGGAATAGATATAGGTATAATATCACTTGTAATACAATATATGTCTCCTAAGCAAGTTATTAGATTACTACAAAGAATAGGAAGAAGCGGTCATTCACTTTACAAAAAAGCTAAAGGCGTGATCATACCATCAAATTACCTCTTTGATATCCTAGAATGTGAGGCACTAATAGAAGAAGTAGGAAATTATTTAGAGAAACCATCCTATGAAGAAAACCCATTAGACGTCTTAGCTCGCCAAATTGCAGGAATGATTCTCGAAGGGTATGATGATAAAAAAGAGATCCTTCAAATAATTAGAAATTCAGTTTATTTTGCTAATTTAAAAGAAGAGGAATTAGATAGCGTAATATCTCTATTAGAATCTGAGAGAATAATTAAAATCAAAGATGACGGAAAGCTCTCTCCTTCCTCAAGAACTTGGAAATACTATTACCAAGTTAACATGATACCTGACTCTATAAGATCTTATGACGTAATAGAAGTATCGAGTAATACAAAGATAGGAAAACTTGACGAGGATTTTGTAGTCATGCTAGATGAGGACTCAATATTCATTTTAGGAGGAAAACTCTGGAAGGTGATCTCAATAGAAGATAATAAAGTAATTGTAGAAAAAGCCTCTTTAAAGGAAGGAATCTTGCCAAGTTGGTTTGGAGAATCAATACCAGTAGAGAAGGAAATAGCCAAGAAGGTATTCAAAAATTTAGAAAAATACATGAAAGAAAGTTCTCCTTACGAAGAAGTCAATGAAAAACTAGAAAAATATAAGGCAAAAGGTTATCCAGAGCTCAAAAGCAACGAGATTATAGTAGAGATAATAGGACAAAATAAGGATCTTGCTGTAATTTTATCTCCTTTCGGAAGTAAAGGAAATAATACTTTGGGAGCAGTAATATCTTTTATCCTGTCCAGAATTAGTGGTATAAAAGTAACATATAGAAACGATCCATATCACATAGTCCTTGCATCTATGACTCCCATATCAAGAGAAATGATAGAAAAAGCAATAAAGATAATTAGATCACTAAGTGAGAGAGAAGTAATAGAAATAGTAAGCAACGCAATAAAGGAAAGCCCGCAGTTCAAATGGCAATTATTAATAGAAGCAGAAAGATTTGGTGCTATAGATCTAAATTCAGATATCCAAGTGAGCAGTACATTGCTCAAAGCATTTACAGATACAATAGTCGGCCAAGAGGCAGTAAAGGAAATGACGGTAAAATACCACGACCTAAGCATTTTTGAAGAATTAAAACATTGCTCCTGGAATATTTTGGAAGTTCCAGAACCTTCACCTTTATCACAAGATTTTCTAGATAGACTTCTAGCCTTCACCACGGAATCCAACTCAGCTATGTTAGAAATATTCAAAAGAAGACTCCTTTCAAAGGATGTGAAAGTATTATGCATAATGTGCGGATGGAATGAGATAGTTAGTATAAGAAATGTACCGGATAAATGCCCTAAATGTAATTCTGTTTTCCTAGCAGTTACTACTCCAGATGATAAAAATAGTCCAGAAATAATAAGGAAAGTACTTAAGGGAGAAAAATTAAAGAGGCTCGAAAGTAAGAAACTTGAGGAATTAAGGACAATATCTTCACTCTTCTCAAGGTATGGAAAATACGCATTCGTCGCCCTAGCAGTTCCAGGAGTAGGACCTTCAAACGCTGGTAGAGTCCTTAGTAAATTATCTGATGGAGAAGAAAAATTTTACCTTGCTCTCATAGAAGAGGAGAAAAAGTTCCTCAGAAACAGTAAATATTGGAAATAG
- a CDS encoding type II toxin-antitoxin system VapC family toxin, with product MKKKILFDTGFFHVYFAGLNEEARKVMEEVYEGKSVGYTLDLNLAEFLYTYGRLKGIEEANARLSLILNSPIKIVSTNKELALRAGELKIKYQGLSIVDCFIVAFAEKENAIIYTTDSGIGKVYKNTKLVISG from the coding sequence TTGAAAAAGAAAATTCTATTTGATACAGGTTTTTTCCACGTATACTTTGCTGGGCTTAATGAAGAAGCCAGGAAAGTTATGGAAGAAGTTTATGAAGGTAAAAGTGTAGGTTATACTCTAGATCTTAATTTAGCTGAATTCCTTTATACTTATGGCAGGCTTAAGGGAATAGAAGAAGCTAACGCTAGGCTATCCTTAATTCTAAATTCACCAATAAAGATTGTTAGCACTAATAAGGAACTCGCTTTAAGAGCAGGTGAGCTGAAAATAAAGTACCAAGGCCTTTCAATTGTAGACTGTTTTATAGTAGCCTTTGCCGAAAAAGAGAATGCTATAATATATACTACAGACTCTGGAATAGGAAAAGTGTATAAAAACACTAAATTAGTTATATCCGGTTAA
- a CDS encoding RNA-guided pseudouridylation complex pseudouridine synthase subunit Cbf5, giving the protein MGLENATKLMTYITKAGKEYICVMETHEKVDLSIVKKIAEEFKGTIYQRPPVRSSVKRRLRTRKVFDIEVLEGKDDKLFLLRISSEPGTYMRKICHDMGIILGTGAHMRELRRIRSGIFTESGLFTLQEVSEALYMWKNCKDETDLRKILLPMEIGLCGIPKIILDDNAVNAIAYGATANVPGIVAYQNFKKGDLVGLITLKGEGVAIGKALVDSDNIQQMKKGEVIKPNRILIKRDVYPRAWK; this is encoded by the coding sequence ATAGGACTAGAAAACGCTACAAAACTAATGACCTATATAACTAAAGCTGGAAAAGAATACATCTGCGTAATGGAAACTCACGAGAAAGTTGATTTATCTATAGTTAAAAAAATTGCAGAGGAATTTAAAGGAACAATTTACCAGCGGCCACCTGTTAGATCCTCAGTAAAGAGAAGATTAAGGACTAGGAAAGTCTTTGACATTGAAGTACTAGAAGGAAAAGATGACAAACTATTTTTACTAAGAATCTCGTCAGAGCCAGGAACTTACATGAGAAAAATATGCCATGATATGGGAATAATTTTAGGTACAGGGGCGCACATGAGAGAATTAAGGAGAATAAGATCTGGAATATTCACTGAAAGTGGACTATTTACCTTACAGGAAGTTTCTGAAGCATTATACATGTGGAAAAACTGCAAGGACGAGACTGATCTAAGGAAAATATTACTCCCCATGGAGATAGGTCTTTGCGGAATACCAAAAATTATCTTAGATGATAATGCAGTTAACGCGATAGCTTATGGAGCAACTGCAAACGTCCCAGGAATAGTAGCATATCAAAACTTCAAGAAAGGTGACTTAGTAGGTTTAATAACGTTAAAGGGAGAAGGAGTAGCAATAGGCAAGGCATTAGTTGATTCTGACAATATACAGCAAATGAAAAAAGGAGAAGTAATAAAACCTAATAGAATTCTAATAAAAAGAGATGTTTATCCAAGGGCTTGGAAATGA